Below is a genomic region from Desulfobulbaceae bacterium.
TTGTACTGGGTCAGTTCGGTATCGTTAAGGGTCGCGGTCATAACAGCGAAACTACCTATTCTGTCAAAGGCTATGGTGCAAGATAGAGGAACTCAAGGGGAATTAATACCAACGATCATAAAAAAACACACGGATCATTACCACTTAATAGCGGAACCGGACATTGTGCCAACCGGTGTCCACATCCCAAAAATTACTAAAAGGTATCAGATAATTAACTAAGAAAGGAAGATTTTTTCTTACCAATGTGGCCCGAACTTTGACGACATATTGACGGTCTGGTAACAGGATGCTAAGCGGCACAACCTTGACGCCATTCAGTTCAGTCATCAAAGCTTCCGCCTTGGTCAATGAACCGGTTGTTAGTTGAGCGCTTGATTGAGAAAGGTTGAGCTGATATTCCTTTTTGAGGGAATCGAAGCGCATAGTGCGAACCAACTGGAGGCGGTCTATTTCCTTATCCGGCCAACCATCTCGAACCATAATAAGTCGGATATCAAAATTGAAAGTTGCCACCAACCCATTGCTGATTCCCTCAATTATCTCAGGCGAAAAGACATCAACAACGCGCAGAAAAAGGAGCAGCTCCGAGCTGGAATTAGTAACTACAATATCCTTGATCATAGCTTCTTTAGCTTCGACCAAGACAGGCGTTATAAGCATAAGCCAGCACAGCATCAGACTGTTTAATGTCTTACGCCCTACTGATACTCTCATGACACCGCATCCTCTATGTCGCTGACACAATCATTTTTTGCACTCTCCGGGACCAAGATCGCTTTAGAAACCATGATGCGGGCCCGTCTCAGCAGTTCAACAAGAGACTCCTGCTGAAGAGAGCACACCGCCACTCCACGATATTGTGATACGAGGTGTGCCACTGTTTCAGAATCGGCAAGATCAATCTTGTTAAAAACCATCAGTGTCGGCAGATGCAGATCAAGCTGTGTCAAGAGATCATCGACTACCTTAATCTGTTCTTCGCACCGTGGGTTACTGCTGTCAACAACGTGAACTAACACATCAGCTTCATGCAGCTCCTCAAGAGTCGACTGAAATGCCTTTAGCAACTCTTTCGGCAAATCCCGGATAAAGCCTACAGTATCGGTAATGATTACTTCGATATCTTCGGGAAAACGCAACCGGCGACTCGTCGGATCGAGTGTGGCAAAAAGTTTATCTTCAGCAAGAATGTTGCTATTGGTTAGGGCATTGAGGAGAGTCGACTTGCCTGCGTTGGTATAACCGACAAGTGAAATGACAGGAACCTCCTTTTTGCGACGACGTTCACGTCGATGATGACGTTCAGCGCTAATGGTTTTAAGCTTGGATTCAAGTTTAGCCAACCGGTCTTTGATCCGCCGACGATCTACTTCAAGCTTTGTCTCGCCAGGTCCTCTGGTGCCGATGCCTCCAGTGAGTCTCGATAAGGAATCGTCTCGGCTCTCAAGCCGGGGGAGCATATATTTGAGCTGAGCCATCTCAATCTGGACCTGTCCTTCGCGAGAAAGAGCCCGGCGGGCAAAGATATCGAGAATCAGTTGAGTTCGATCAATGACCCGAAGTTCGGTGTGCTGGGCAATGGAATGAACCTGTCTGGCATTCAATTCCTGATCAAAGACCAGGAGGTTGGCGTTCAACAGCAGAGCCTTAAGCATAATCTCACCTAGCTTGCCACGACCGATGATAAATCGAGAACTGGACTTGCTCCGTCGCTGAACAACGGCATCAAGGACGATAATATCATCAGACTTGGCAAGCTCCGTCAGTTCGTCCATGGATGCTTGGGCCTGGATTTTTGACTGACCACTGACACTAATCAGAATGGCACGATCACGTTTGGAATCGATAGATGAGAGGGGTTGAAATTGAGCAAAACGGGATTCAACGGTCGAGATAAGCTCAAGACAAAACGGGTCTTGATGCGATGGAACAACAGGCGGCAGAAAGACCCAATTTTTGTTGTCAATCTGTTCTGGTGAAAGATGGACAGGGTACAGACGTTCCGGCAGGCCATCCGGTTGAACCTTGATTATAACCATCAGGTCAAGCCGTAAAAAGAGGAGGTCCATCAGGTCATCTTCACTGATTTCTTCGCCGCCAAGATGGGTGTGAATACACCGAAGGCCCTTGAGACGGGAACCCGATGAGCGAGCAGTGGGCAAAACAGGGATCATAATCCCCTTCTTATCGCCAACAATCACCATGACGATCCGCCCGGTGCGATCGACAAGCAGACCGATTTGCCTGCCGATCTCCATTGACAGTCGAGAAAGGTCACGGGCTAATTCCGCGCTGATCATCAATTCCGGAGGTACCCTGCGCCGAACAATTCGTTCCAGTGCGTGGAGATGGCCACTCTTAAGACCGGAGGTATTACCAACTAACGTTTCGATAAATATTCCTTTAAACTAAATATGAGGCTAACGCCCTCTAAGGACCCGTTTGTCCCCTACCCTAATGGTGAGTTTCATCTTGTCAAAGTACTCCAGAAGTGGAATGGAGAATTTACGGGATAACCCGGACAGGGTCTTGAAGCCCTGCGCATCAATCTCTCCGTCTCTGGTGAGTTGCTCAATCAATTTGTGCTGCAGATCTGTAAGGCTCTCCTTGTCGTAGTAAAGTTCTTCATTTACCTTAACCAGCTGCTGATCACGGACTATCAGGTCTAGAACCTGGACCACAAGCGCTTTAGAGTAGTGGCTGAGTTGAGCGATCAGATCTTTTTTAGTGGGCGGAGATAATCCGGCAGTTTTAAATAACCCCCTGATCTCACGCCTTGCCTCCTCTTCATCTTCTTTTAAGGCTATTTGATGGTCGGCCAATCGGATGAGTGCCTGTTCCTGGATGATGGTCCCTTCCTTTACGGAACTGTTGAGCACCATCTGGAAGAGTTTAGGTTCCAACCCCTGATAGAGCCTGGAACGCAATTCCTCTTTCCCCATACCTTCTCTCAAGGGATTTTCTTGGTGAAAATAGGCCAGAATAACGACAAGCTCTTCCTTTAACCGGGCCATGGTCTGAGCGCTGACAAACCACTGTCGATCAGAGTCGACCACAACAATGGCGCTTTGGGAGATGGGCCGCTCCAACACCTTTTTCAATCGTTTTCCAAAGAGACCGAGCCGAATTTCAAGCTCATTGATGGTCATACCTTGAAAACCACTATCGTCAAGGTGAAAAATGGCAATTGCTTCCAGGGTTCCAGAACGATAGAGAGTAAAAGCTTCTTGATTCAGCGCCTTAAAACGGCGGCGTTTACGAGGGGGACAATTGTTGAGCACAACTCCGCCGCCAATAGTCTGAACAGGAGAGTAACTTCTGACCACGTAATGGTCCCCAGGCCATGTGGCCACTGGTTCTTCGAGTAAGACCTGAATATCCAGACGAGTCCCTGGCTGGGCTTCATCTTGCTGAAGCAAAACGACTCTACCCATGATCTCAGCAGTACCGAGATGCACTCTGACCCGGGCACGATTTCTTAACGGTTTGCTATTGCTTGATAGATAGGTGAAATCGGCATCAAGCATGTAGGAAGGGAGCAGACAATCCTTAGAGGCAAGGACATCGCCACGGGATACAAATTCTGTTTCCAGGCCTTGGAGGTTGATTGCCGTCCGGTGTCCAGCTTCAACCTCGGTAACATCCTGCCCATGGACTTGAATGCCACGAATCTTTGCAGGCTGCCTTCGGGGATACAGACACACATCCTCACCGACCTTGACCCGACCAGAGATTGAGGTGCCGGTAATCACGGCGCCAAAACCTTTCATACTGAAGATCCGGTCAACTGGCATCCGGAACGGCCCATACGCCTCGTTGAATTCGGTAGTGCGAACTAACTGGTCTAGGGTATCTTTGACTTCCTGAATCCCTTGCCCGGTAACGGCGGATACTAAAATCATGGGCGCATCTTGGAGAAAACTGTCGGCGCAAAACCCACGGACTTCTTCCTGGACCATCTCCAGCCATTCCGGATCCACCATATCGATCTTGGTAATGACAATCAGACCCTGTTTAACTCCCAGGAGGGAGCAGATCTCAAAATGCTCCCTAGTCTGGGGCATGATCCCTTCATCTGCAGCGACCACAAAGGCAACCAGATCGATACCGACTGCCCCTGCCACCATATTCTTGACGAATTTTTCATGACCGGGGACGTCAATAATACCAAGGCGATGGCCGCATGGGAGGTCAAGGAAGGCAAACCCAAGTTCAATGGTTATACCCCGCCTTTTTTCCTCCTTGAGCCGGTCTGTATCAATACCGGTGAGGGCCCGGACCAGGCTGGTCTTGCCATGATCAACATGACCGGCCGTGCCCAGGACAATCTCCCGCATTGCTTATAGTTCTCCGGTCAGAAAGGGATTTGATCGTGACTCTTTGGCAATGGTCGAAGAGGCCCCACCGTAACCGTGACCGGGCCATACTTTGGTGTCGCCCGGCAGGACCAGCAATTTCTGGCGGATGGATCGCATCATGGTGGAGGTGTCGCCGCCAGGGAAATCGGTTCTTCCCACCCCATCAACAAAAAGGGTGTCCCCCGTGAATAGATTAGGGGCCGCATAAATACAGATCCCCCCAGGAGTATGACCAGGGGTATGGATGACAGTTAAGGTCAAGTTACCCACCGTGATAATATCTCCATCATTCACTGTCTGATCAGCCGGTGGAGAGGCTGGCAAGCCAAGTATAGAAAAATATTCCGTTATTTCGGGACGGGCGAAGAACTCGGCGTCCTTGGAATGGATGATGATTTTTGCTCCCGTGGCCTCTTTTAAAGGGCCATTAGCGCAATCATGATCAGGATGGCCGTGGGTGTTAATGATCTTGGTAATCGTCAGATTACTCGCTTTGGCCGCCGCCAAAATTTTTTCCGGATTCCCCCCCGGATCGATAACAGCTGCCATTCTGGTTTCTTCACAACCCAGGAGGTAGCAGCACACCCCCATGGCGCCAACGACTAATTGCTGTATAATCATGGTATTCCTTCAACTGGCGATAACCAGTGGGTAAGTAAGTCTCTATAAAAACGCCTCTCAGAGCGGGGTGCGCTAGGCATTAATTATGAGTTAGCAATCACACTTGTTTGGGTCACAGCCACCACTGCCACAACCACAACCTATATTGGACAATGTTACAGGCTTTTTCACAGGTTGTTGTTGCGCAAGGACGTTATCCACTACAGTATTAAATGCCACAACCGCTGGGCTATCGTTATCAGAGACAAGGTAAGGATTGCCATCGTCTCCACCCATCACAACTCGAGGATCCATGGGAACTCGACCAAGAAAATTAATTTTGAAATCTTTTGCTGTACGTTCACCGCCACCGCTTTTAAAGACATCGACAATTTTATTGCAGTGGGGACAGATCATACCGCTCATGTTCTCCACCAGGCCGACAATTCTCATCTTGACATGGTTGCAGAAATTGATGGACTTCCGAACATCAGCCAGGGCAATTTCCTGAGGGGTTGTAACCACCAGGGCTTGAGCATCCGGGATGGTGCTGGAGATGGTCAGTGGTTCATCACCGGTACCGGGAGGTGCGTCAATGACAAGATAATCCAACTCCCCCCAATCCATATCGGCAATAAACTGACGAATCGCTTGGATTTTCAAAGGACCGCGCCAGATAATCGGATCGTCACGGTCTTCCATCATGTATTCCAGAGAGGTAACTTTGAGATTCTCCATTGCCTGAATCGGAGGGAGCAACCCACCCTCACTTCGTGAACTTGCATCTTGAAGTTTATGTTCAAGATTAAGCATTCGACAGATATCGGGCCCATGAAGATCTACGTCCATAAGTCCTACCTTAAAACCTCGTTTGGCGAGTCCCAAGGCCAGATTGGTTGAGACAGTGCTCTTACCGACACCACCCTTACCACTCATAACCAGAATTTTATGCTTAATTTTAGCCAGAGACCTTTTAATCGCCACATCCTGCTGGGCGATATGCGATTGGGCGTTGGTCGCGGATGAACCGCAGCTGGATTTTTTACTGTCACATGTACCGCATGAACTACTCATGATACCGTTATCCTCCATAATAAAAATGTGTGCTGCTTAGGGACTCGGAAATTACCAATTTACCTGGATCGCACCCGGATCTGGGTCAGATTTGGTTGCACCGATTGAACAAAACCGCAGGCGTAGCAGCGCTACGTCGAGGATTGTGTGATTGAAGTACGACCAAAGATGGCCCAAAGCCGGGATGCGTTATGGTAAATTGGTAATTTCCGCGTCCCTTACACTCAACAAATAACCAACAACGCAGGAGACAGGACAATTTTTTGTCTACACTTATCTGCGAAGCTATCAAGGTCAGTCAATTAAAATAAAAGCGATATGCTCCATGGCAAGTTCCAGGTAGAACCTGGAC
It encodes:
- the selB gene encoding selenocysteine-specific translation elongation factor, with translation MREIVLGTAGHVDHGKTSLVRALTGIDTDRLKEEKRRGITIELGFAFLDLPCGHRLGIIDVPGHEKFVKNMVAGAVGIDLVAFVVAADEGIMPQTREHFEICSLLGVKQGLIVITKIDMVDPEWLEMVQEEVRGFCADSFLQDAPMILVSAVTGQGIQEVKDTLDQLVRTTEFNEAYGPFRMPVDRIFSMKGFGAVITGTSISGRVKVGEDVCLYPRRQPAKIRGIQVHGQDVTEVEAGHRTAINLQGLETEFVSRGDVLASKDCLLPSYMLDADFTYLSSNSKPLRNRARVRVHLGTAEIMGRVVLLQQDEAQPGTRLDIQVLLEEPVATWPGDHYVVRSYSPVQTIGGGVVLNNCPPRKRRRFKALNQEAFTLYRSGTLEAIAIFHLDDSGFQGMTINELEIRLGLFGKRLKKVLERPISQSAIVVVDSDRQWFVSAQTMARLKEELVVILAYFHQENPLREGMGKEELRSRLYQGLEPKLFQMVLNSSVKEGTIIQEQALIRLADHQIALKEDEEEARREIRGLFKTAGLSPPTKKDLIAQLSHYSKALVVQVLDLIVRDQQLVKVNEELYYDKESLTDLQHKLIEQLTRDGEIDAQGFKTLSGLSRKFSIPLLEYFDKMKLTIRVGDKRVLRGR
- the hflX gene encoding GTPase HflX; translated protein: MISAELARDLSRLSMEIGRQIGLLVDRTGRIVMVIVGDKKGIMIPVLPTARSSGSRLKGLRCIHTHLGGEEISEDDLMDLLFLRLDLMVIIKVQPDGLPERLYPVHLSPEQIDNKNWVFLPPVVPSHQDPFCLELISTVESRFAQFQPLSSIDSKRDRAILISVSGQSKIQAQASMDELTELAKSDDIIVLDAVVQRRSKSSSRFIIGRGKLGEIMLKALLLNANLLVFDQELNARQVHSIAQHTELRVIDRTQLILDIFARRALSREGQVQIEMAQLKYMLPRLESRDDSLSRLTGGIGTRGPGETKLEVDRRRIKDRLAKLESKLKTISAERHHRRERRRKKEVPVISLVGYTNAGKSTLLNALTNSNILAEDKLFATLDPTSRRLRFPEDIEVIITDTVGFIRDLPKELLKAFQSTLEELHEADVLVHVVDSSNPRCEEQIKVVDDLLTQLDLHLPTLMVFNKIDLADSETVAHLVSQYRGVAVCSLQQESLVELLRRARIMVSKAILVPESAKNDCVSDIEDAVS
- a CDS encoding MBL fold metallo-hydrolase; translated protein: MIIQQLVVGAMGVCCYLLGCEETRMAAVIDPGGNPEKILAAAKASNLTITKIINTHGHPDHDCANGPLKEATGAKIIIHSKDAEFFARPEITEYFSILGLPASPPADQTVNDGDIITVGNLTLTVIHTPGHTPGGICIYAAPNLFTGDTLFVDGVGRTDFPGGDTSTMMRSIRQKLLVLPGDTKVWPGHGYGGASSTIAKESRSNPFLTGEL
- a CDS encoding DUF4390 domain-containing protein encodes the protein MRVSVGRKTLNSLMLCWLMLITPVLVEAKEAMIKDIVVTNSSSELLLFLRVVDVFSPEIIEGISNGLVATFNFDIRLIMVRDGWPDKEIDRLQLVRTMRFDSLKKEYQLNLSQSSAQLTTGSLTKAEALMTELNGVKVVPLSILLPDRQYVVKVRATLVRKNLPFLVNYLIPFSNFWDVDTGWHNVRFRY
- a CDS encoding Mrp/NBP35 family ATP-binding protein, with translation MSSSCGTCDSKKSSCGSSATNAQSHIAQQDVAIKRSLAKIKHKILVMSGKGGVGKSTVSTNLALGLAKRGFKVGLMDVDLHGPDICRMLNLEHKLQDASSRSEGGLLPPIQAMENLKVTSLEYMMEDRDDPIIWRGPLKIQAIRQFIADMDWGELDYLVIDAPPGTGDEPLTISSTIPDAQALVVTTPQEIALADVRKSINFCNHVKMRIVGLVENMSGMICPHCNKIVDVFKSGGGERTAKDFKINFLGRVPMDPRVVMGGDDGNPYLVSDNDSPAVVAFNTVVDNVLAQQQPVKKPVTLSNIGCGCGSGGCDPNKCDC